Proteins from one Penaeus vannamei isolate JL-2024 chromosome 8, ASM4276789v1, whole genome shotgun sequence genomic window:
- the RNaseZ gene encoding ribonuclease Z, mitochondrial isoform X2 codes for MSITIASAAFGQRTKYVLMSVRICNQIHKLKPRIPSSYYSRDTVFAGSIAARKVHTCLSLQKSKNSRNANSNSKVYELLKTMPKKIDVKELQELRLARRKKVRKYPPSTVYLQVLGSGAPGAPKSLYVFTEQARYLFNCGEGSQRLAYEHRVKLSMMEHILITHKSWSNVGGLPGILLTLQDTGVPEISLHGPPGIESLYYDTRHFIRFRDLNIKYKHYKEGDGVIGESNDPLNIQAVPIWAKKDESSAEKSEETTDEITNEREDVEDLYAHEKPLMKKRQFVNANTNPARRRQNQEESKLCKDLSIAYVCRPPPKAGALLLEKCVKAGITPGPLLGELKRGKDVTLEDGRVVFAADVTAPDDPGPIFIVIEIPTEAYLDSLLECPTFMQYQPSEASDSDLAEVVVHFTPSHVMANPRYQEWMSRFSPSTNHIIANDASSCMGSEAVHRLQYKLNHLSEDLFPLLQDKSIPITEEDQQESNDDNTTENVFSNDEKSSEKENVESNSLPKHIVGPTHQAHTLLMYHIRPKKKIDRSNRLMLKPQTYVKECYEEEKFEPALLSAKAKLESTNLKEHQEKSTNQNYPDVIFLGTGSCIPNKTRNTSGLLVNISANKTLLMDCGEGTYGQLVRLLGLDEADQALRNLAAVYVSHLHADHHIGFINILLGRRKAFQRAGITKIPKLPLLAPQKILAYLISYHANFEPVLQDFSLIANHNFLAQNFTLEKDRYEELCSQLDMKKIDMTYVIHCPNSFGVAWTHVDGWKLVYSGDTMPCSGLVEIGQNCNLLIHEATMEDELEDDARIKTHSTTSQAIQVGRDMNAENILLTHFSQRYAKVPLFEDDLPEKVGIAFDNMRVAFKNLPKLRHLYGALVAMFSDDYDEMLEKTAKKRAARENLRLQLEEFSNKEEIQGNKRVKQDQSIVL; via the exons ATGTCGATAACAATTGCATCAGCGGCCTTTGGGCAGAGGACAAAGTATGTGTTAATGTCAGTGAGAATATGTAACCAAATACACAAGCTCAAGCCTAGGATACCTTCCTCTTATTATTCAAGAGACACAGTATTTGCGGGTTCCATTGCAGCGAGAAAAGTACATACGTGTTTATCCCTCCAGAAGAGCAAGAACTCACGCAACGCCAACTCAAATAGCAAGGTTTACGAATTGCTGAAGACAATGCCAAAGAAG ATTGATGTGAAAGAGTTGCAAGAACTACGTCTTGCACGACGAAAGAAGGTACGGAAGTATCCACCTTCTACAGTATATCTGCAAGTTTTAGGATCTGGTGCTCCAGGTGCTCCCAAGTCTCTCTATGTCTTCACAGAGCAAGCAAG gTATTTGTTTAACTGTGGTGAAGGATCCCAGAGACTTGCCTATGAACACAGAGTAAAACTGAGTATGATGGAGCACATTTTAATCACACACAAGTCTTGGAGTAATGTTGGTGGGCTGCCAGGAATCCTCCTGACACTTCAAGACACTGGAGTTCCAGAGATCTCTCTTCATGGACCTCCAGGCATT GAATCCTTATACTATGATACCCGTCATTTTATAAGGTTCAGGGACCTGAATATCAAATACAAGCATTATAAAGAAGGTGATGGGGTGATTGGGGAATCCAATGATCCCCTAAACATCCAGGCAGTTCCCATCTGGGCCAAGAAGGACGAGTCTTCAGCTGAGAAGAGTGAAGAAACTACAGACGAAAtcacaaatgagagagaggatg TGGAAGATCTTTATGCACATGAAAAACCATTGATGAAAAAGCGTCAGTTTGTAAATGCAAATACAAACCCTGCAAGGAGAAGACAAAATCAAGAGGAGAGCAAACTTTGTAAAGATCTTTCCATAGCTTATGTGTGCAGACCACCACCCAAG GCTGGTGCACTTTTACTAGAGAAATGTGTTAAAGCAGGAATAACTCCAGGGCCCCTACTTGGAGAACTAAAGAGAGGCAAGGATGTCACTCTAGAAGATGGGAGGGTTGTATTTGCTGCTGATGTCACTGCTCCTGATGACCCTGGCCCAATCTTTATTG TTATTGAGATACCAACAGAGGCTTACCTGGATTCCCTACTTGAATGTCCAACATTTATGCAGTACCAACCCAGTGAAGCATCTGACAGTGATTTGGCAGAAGTTGTTGTACATTTCACACCCTCGCACGTCATGGCCAATCCACGCTACCAAGAGTGGATGTCAAGATTTTCTCCATCAACAAACCACATTATTGCAAATGATGCTAGCTCCTGTATGGGATCAGAAGCTGTACACAGGCTCCAGTATAAACTAAATCACCTTAGTGAagatctttttcctctcttgcaAGACAAAAGTATCCCCATTACAGAGGAAGATCAACAAGAATCAAATGATGACAACACGACAGAAAATGTTTTTTCCAATGATGAAAAATCTTCAGAAAAGGAGAATGTTGAGTCTAATTCCTTACCTAAACACATAGTAGGTCCAACTCATCAAGCACATACTCTTCTTATGTACCACATCAGAccaaagaagaaaatagacag GTCAAATCGTCTTATGCTGAAACCTCAAACATACGTCAAAGAATGTTATGAAGAAGAGAAATTTGAGCCAGCCCTGCTCAGTGCAAAAGCAAAACTAGAATCAACAAATCTGAAAGAACATCAAGAAAAGTCTACAAATCAGAATTATCCTGATGTGATATTCTTAGGAACAGGATCTTGTATACCAAACAAAACACGAAATACCTCTGGTTTATTGGTTAATATAAG TGCTAATAAGACTCTGTTAATGGACTGTGGTGAGGGCACATATGGGCAGCTTGTAAGGTTACTTGGACTAGACGAAGCAGATCAAGCCCTTCGGAATCTTGCAGCTGTGTATGTTAGCCACTTACATGCAGACCATCATATTGGTTTCATCAATATTCTCCTTGGTAGAAGAAAGGCTTTTCAACGTGCAGGAATAACTAAA ATTCCCAAGCTGCCTCTCCTAGCACCTCAGAAAATATTGGCATATCTCATTTCATACCATGCTAACTTTGAACCAGTACTCCAAGACTTTTCTTTAATTGCAAATCATAATTTTTTAGCACAAAACTTTACATTGGAAAAAGACCGTTATGAGGAACTATGTTCACAACTAGACATGAAGAAAATAGATATGACATATGTGATTCACTGCCCCAACTCATTTGGAGTGGCATGGACTCATGTTGATGGATGGAAGCTTGTGTATTCAGGTGACACTATGCCGTGCTCTGGTCTGGTTGAGATAG GTCAGAATTGCAACTTGCTAATACATGAGGCAACCATGGAGGATGAACTTGAAGACGATGCAAGGATAAAGACACACTCAACCACTTCACAAGCCATTCAG GTTGGGCGAGACATGAATGCTGAGAACATTTTGCTCACTCATTTTTCACAGCGTTATGCCAAAGTGCCTCTTTTTGAAGATGATCTCCCAGAGAAAGTAGGAATTGCATTTGACAACATGAGA GTTGCTTTCAAGAACCTACCAAAACTCCGTCACTTGTATGGGGCACTCGTAGCTATGTTTTCCGATGATTATGACGAGATGCTGGAGAAGACAGCTAAGAAGAGAGCAGCGAGAGAAAACTTGCGGTTGCAGCTTGAGGAGTTCAGCAATAAAGAGGAAATTCAGGGGAACAAGCGTGTTAAGCAGGACCAGAGTATTGTATTATGA
- the RNaseZ gene encoding ribonuclease Z, mitochondrial isoform X1: MSITIASAAFGQRTKYVLMSVRICNQIHKLKPRIPSSYYSRDTVFAGSIAARKVHTCLSLQKSKNSRNANSNSKVYELLKTMPKKIDVKELQELRLARRKKVRKYPPSTVYLQVLGSGAPGAPKSLYVFTEQARYLFNCGEGSQRLAYEHRVKLSMMEHILITHKSWSNVGGLPGILLTLQDTGVPEISLHGPPGIESLYYDTRHFIRFRDLNIKYKHYKEGDGVIGESNDPLNIQAVPIWAKKDESSAEKSEETTDEITNEREDAVEDLYAHEKPLMKKRQFVNANTNPARRRQNQEESKLCKDLSIAYVCRPPPKAGALLLEKCVKAGITPGPLLGELKRGKDVTLEDGRVVFAADVTAPDDPGPIFIVIEIPTEAYLDSLLECPTFMQYQPSEASDSDLAEVVVHFTPSHVMANPRYQEWMSRFSPSTNHIIANDASSCMGSEAVHRLQYKLNHLSEDLFPLLQDKSIPITEEDQQESNDDNTTENVFSNDEKSSEKENVESNSLPKHIVGPTHQAHTLLMYHIRPKKKIDRSNRLMLKPQTYVKECYEEEKFEPALLSAKAKLESTNLKEHQEKSTNQNYPDVIFLGTGSCIPNKTRNTSGLLVNISANKTLLMDCGEGTYGQLVRLLGLDEADQALRNLAAVYVSHLHADHHIGFINILLGRRKAFQRAGITKIPKLPLLAPQKILAYLISYHANFEPVLQDFSLIANHNFLAQNFTLEKDRYEELCSQLDMKKIDMTYVIHCPNSFGVAWTHVDGWKLVYSGDTMPCSGLVEIGQNCNLLIHEATMEDELEDDARIKTHSTTSQAIQVGRDMNAENILLTHFSQRYAKVPLFEDDLPEKVGIAFDNMRVAFKNLPKLRHLYGALVAMFSDDYDEMLEKTAKKRAARENLRLQLEEFSNKEEIQGNKRVKQDQSIVL; the protein is encoded by the exons ATGTCGATAACAATTGCATCAGCGGCCTTTGGGCAGAGGACAAAGTATGTGTTAATGTCAGTGAGAATATGTAACCAAATACACAAGCTCAAGCCTAGGATACCTTCCTCTTATTATTCAAGAGACACAGTATTTGCGGGTTCCATTGCAGCGAGAAAAGTACATACGTGTTTATCCCTCCAGAAGAGCAAGAACTCACGCAACGCCAACTCAAATAGCAAGGTTTACGAATTGCTGAAGACAATGCCAAAGAAG ATTGATGTGAAAGAGTTGCAAGAACTACGTCTTGCACGACGAAAGAAGGTACGGAAGTATCCACCTTCTACAGTATATCTGCAAGTTTTAGGATCTGGTGCTCCAGGTGCTCCCAAGTCTCTCTATGTCTTCACAGAGCAAGCAAG gTATTTGTTTAACTGTGGTGAAGGATCCCAGAGACTTGCCTATGAACACAGAGTAAAACTGAGTATGATGGAGCACATTTTAATCACACACAAGTCTTGGAGTAATGTTGGTGGGCTGCCAGGAATCCTCCTGACACTTCAAGACACTGGAGTTCCAGAGATCTCTCTTCATGGACCTCCAGGCATT GAATCCTTATACTATGATACCCGTCATTTTATAAGGTTCAGGGACCTGAATATCAAATACAAGCATTATAAAGAAGGTGATGGGGTGATTGGGGAATCCAATGATCCCCTAAACATCCAGGCAGTTCCCATCTGGGCCAAGAAGGACGAGTCTTCAGCTGAGAAGAGTGAAGAAACTACAGACGAAAtcacaaatgagagagaggatg CAGTGGAAGATCTTTATGCACATGAAAAACCATTGATGAAAAAGCGTCAGTTTGTAAATGCAAATACAAACCCTGCAAGGAGAAGACAAAATCAAGAGGAGAGCAAACTTTGTAAAGATCTTTCCATAGCTTATGTGTGCAGACCACCACCCAAG GCTGGTGCACTTTTACTAGAGAAATGTGTTAAAGCAGGAATAACTCCAGGGCCCCTACTTGGAGAACTAAAGAGAGGCAAGGATGTCACTCTAGAAGATGGGAGGGTTGTATTTGCTGCTGATGTCACTGCTCCTGATGACCCTGGCCCAATCTTTATTG TTATTGAGATACCAACAGAGGCTTACCTGGATTCCCTACTTGAATGTCCAACATTTATGCAGTACCAACCCAGTGAAGCATCTGACAGTGATTTGGCAGAAGTTGTTGTACATTTCACACCCTCGCACGTCATGGCCAATCCACGCTACCAAGAGTGGATGTCAAGATTTTCTCCATCAACAAACCACATTATTGCAAATGATGCTAGCTCCTGTATGGGATCAGAAGCTGTACACAGGCTCCAGTATAAACTAAATCACCTTAGTGAagatctttttcctctcttgcaAGACAAAAGTATCCCCATTACAGAGGAAGATCAACAAGAATCAAATGATGACAACACGACAGAAAATGTTTTTTCCAATGATGAAAAATCTTCAGAAAAGGAGAATGTTGAGTCTAATTCCTTACCTAAACACATAGTAGGTCCAACTCATCAAGCACATACTCTTCTTATGTACCACATCAGAccaaagaagaaaatagacag GTCAAATCGTCTTATGCTGAAACCTCAAACATACGTCAAAGAATGTTATGAAGAAGAGAAATTTGAGCCAGCCCTGCTCAGTGCAAAAGCAAAACTAGAATCAACAAATCTGAAAGAACATCAAGAAAAGTCTACAAATCAGAATTATCCTGATGTGATATTCTTAGGAACAGGATCTTGTATACCAAACAAAACACGAAATACCTCTGGTTTATTGGTTAATATAAG TGCTAATAAGACTCTGTTAATGGACTGTGGTGAGGGCACATATGGGCAGCTTGTAAGGTTACTTGGACTAGACGAAGCAGATCAAGCCCTTCGGAATCTTGCAGCTGTGTATGTTAGCCACTTACATGCAGACCATCATATTGGTTTCATCAATATTCTCCTTGGTAGAAGAAAGGCTTTTCAACGTGCAGGAATAACTAAA ATTCCCAAGCTGCCTCTCCTAGCACCTCAGAAAATATTGGCATATCTCATTTCATACCATGCTAACTTTGAACCAGTACTCCAAGACTTTTCTTTAATTGCAAATCATAATTTTTTAGCACAAAACTTTACATTGGAAAAAGACCGTTATGAGGAACTATGTTCACAACTAGACATGAAGAAAATAGATATGACATATGTGATTCACTGCCCCAACTCATTTGGAGTGGCATGGACTCATGTTGATGGATGGAAGCTTGTGTATTCAGGTGACACTATGCCGTGCTCTGGTCTGGTTGAGATAG GTCAGAATTGCAACTTGCTAATACATGAGGCAACCATGGAGGATGAACTTGAAGACGATGCAAGGATAAAGACACACTCAACCACTTCACAAGCCATTCAG GTTGGGCGAGACATGAATGCTGAGAACATTTTGCTCACTCATTTTTCACAGCGTTATGCCAAAGTGCCTCTTTTTGAAGATGATCTCCCAGAGAAAGTAGGAATTGCATTTGACAACATGAGA GTTGCTTTCAAGAACCTACCAAAACTCCGTCACTTGTATGGGGCACTCGTAGCTATGTTTTCCGATGATTATGACGAGATGCTGGAGAAGACAGCTAAGAAGAGAGCAGCGAGAGAAAACTTGCGGTTGCAGCTTGAGGAGTTCAGCAATAAAGAGGAAATTCAGGGGAACAAGCGTGTTAAGCAGGACCAGAGTATTGTATTATGA